The Sulfolobus sp. A20 genomic interval TTCCCGTTAATAGTAAGGATATAAGTACATTGTATTTTGAAACTTTGCCTCCCTTAAATTCTGAGGATACTGCAGGTCCTGCATTCATCCACGGATACGTATACAAGGCAAACAGTGGTAATAAGAAAAGAGTAGCTCCTAAAGATACTGAAGTGGGGAGTATTGTCTTAGGTAAGTTTGATTGTACACTAACGTTGAAATCATTTAATAATGGAGTTATGGAAGAACCAAAATGTGATGAATTAATTGCTATTATTATCATACCTAAAATTACGGTTAGCATAGAGAATATTCCTAACCCAGTAACAAGCTTAAATCCCCACTTCGATCTTAAAATATTGATCAAAATTATTGCTATAAAGGCTATCGATGATATTCCGTAAAATATTAACCTTTGATTAAAGGTTGGATTAATGTAGGGATTAACAATGATATTTTGAGCTACGTATATTAAAGAACTTTGATGATTTAAATAGCCTATTGTAAGAAGAGCTGAATTGATAGCTGATGCCGAAAAGAATGAAATTAAAGCATAAAAGGCTGTTGATTCTATCAAATAAGCTATTGCGAAAATAGTTCCTAATGAACCTCCCAGATTTCTCGAAATCCATATATAATCCCCGCCAGTCCTCCCGATTTTCCTATTAAAAAAAGTATAGACTAAGGCTTGTGGAAGAGCTAAGACTAGTCCAATCAGAGAAGCTATCCATAACACACCGCCCTTTGTAATATATGGAGAGATCGACTGAAACAAGGCTATACCTATGGACATGTTTGCTATGTTCAACATTACAGCATCGATCAAGGATACTTGCTTAATTAGACCAGAAGTTTCCCTAACAAATATAGTTTTCTTTTCCATGTCAAACTTAACTAGTTACGCTTTATAAAATTACCTTAAGCAAGAAAATTTAAACTGCTAACGTAGTGATATATTTACTTAGCAAAGTAAACAAGAATTCATAAGAACCTCTTATGTATAGTATTAGTGTAATATAGTATTTATTTTAAATTATATAATTTCAAATAAATTATAGATATCTTACATAATGCTGTTATGAGTAAAGATAATACCTATCTTCACCACAAATCATTAGAAAACAAAGAATATTAGCGAAACTAGATAGATATACTCTAGCCTAACGTATTATACTGTTTTTCTCCTCGCCCTAAAGGGAGAAGTTTGCTATTCTTTCATTCATTTACTACTAAAGGTGTTTGTGTGACTTAAATTACAAAGTAGGGAAAGCCTTTCACTTTAGGGACAAAAGGAGTTCAGTGACAATTATCTTCATAAAAGACATAAACCATTTATTTCTCCTTTTTGATCTGACGATAAAGTTGACTCAGATACCCCTACGCCCCTAACCCTTTTATTAGAGTGTTAAGTTTACTCAGTAGATGAGGAGATATAGTTAAGCATTTCTCACAATAGCCTAGAGGCTTTTCCGCAGTCGTATGAGTTCCCCAAAAAACATAAAAAGAGGATTTACTTCCTTATGGTGCAAAGGATTAGAAAAAGATTAAAAAGTTTTAGGTTAATTCAACCTATTAGGCTATTTACTCAGCTTTCTTTTTTTCTCTAACAGCTAGAGGGATAATAGCTGGCAAGCAAATTGTTGGAATGTTTGTTACCGCGGCGGGATTAGATGAGGATTGATATGGTGGGATGTTATACACGACGTAGAACTTCAAGGTCAGATTTCCATAATAAGACACATTAGGTGCCATAATTTCCACATTAAATTGCACGTCCTCATTAAATAAAACCCCTATCAGCTTAGGATATGTCCCTACCAGTTTGAAGGGCGGAGTGACGCTGATACCTACTATCGAGTAGTTATATACCCCCGCGTAGAGGTTAGTATAACCTGTTATGTTAAACGTCTCTCCTGAGTAAAGATATATAAAAAGGTATGGTGGAGTTGTAATATATACATACGTAGTGTTGGTAACTTTACATATGGTACCTATAAGGCTGAAGTATATAGGCTTTATGCCTTGTACAGGAATCTTGTCCATAACTATCCCGTTTTGGCTTCTGAAGACTAGGTAGTAAGGTTTAGCCTTAACAGGCACAAAGAAGACTAACTGGTAGGAGAGTTTTGAGCCATTAAGTACGGAGCTGCTGTAGAGATCGTTTGTAACTGTGGCTAAATGTGTGTTACCAACATATGTGGTATTAAAGGTGCCGGCACTGGTGACTAAAACGAAGTCTTGAGCCTCTATTCCAGCCTCACTGCTGACGGGATTCACAAAACTGACCGAGATGTTATAGACAAAGTACGAGTCGCCAAACTCTTGGACAAACATAGCCTCTGCGGTATCGTTAATGAAAGCGTCAACCTTTATGCTCCACGATGGTATATACGTGAAATAGAACGAAATGTTA includes:
- a CDS encoding APC family permease, with the protein product MEKKTIFVRETSGLIKQVSLIDAVMLNIANMSIGIALFQSISPYITKGGVLWIASLIGLVLALPQALVYTFFNRKIGRTGGDYIWISRNLGGSLGTIFAIAYLIESTAFYALISFFSASAINSALLTIGYLNHQSSLIYVAQNIIVNPYINPTFNQRLIFYGISSIAFIAIILINILRSKWGFKLVTGLGIFSMLTVILGMIIIAINSSHFGSSITPLLNDFNVSVQSNLPKTILPTSVSLGATLFLLPLFALYTYPWMNAGPAVSSEFKGGKVSKYNVLISLLLTGTFVTLGFFEMDAVAGYYYNLNAYPSAIYNFWTAAIALSNNYVIEWILGLGLILWNYFVLAYGVVVFSRYVFALSFDRVLPEIFSKLNKYGSPVYAHTLDLVLTLVLLLVPVFSLNAALALYGASIVGMLYFLAVGIAAIVYGLKNNNSMMITAGFLMAGYFVYLTYEAGTNPLFGFTTSSGINYITLAFVLISFIAGVVIWYVSKTINARKGIDISIVFKEIPPD